A single region of the Solwaraspora sp. WMMD791 genome encodes:
- a CDS encoding DUF397 domain-containing protein, with the protein MELTEARWRKSTRSDSANCVEVADNLPGRVYVRDTKDRDGGTLAFAPSSWSSFVELAKTYA; encoded by the coding sequence ATGGAGCTGACCGAGGCGCGTTGGCGCAAGAGCACCAGGTCCGACTCGGCGAACTGTGTCGAGGTGGCCGACAACCTGCCGGGCCGCGTCTACGTCCGGGACACCAAGGACCGCGACGGCGGTACGTTGGCCTTCGCCCCGTCGTCGTGGTCGAGCTTCGTCGAGCTGGCCAAGACGTACGCCTGA